One Corynebacterium aurimucosum genomic window, CACCGGTTCGTGGGTTTCCTCCCACGAGCGCCTGACCTGCTTGGTTATCCGCCCCGATGCCGAACCGGTAATCGTCGCCCCCAACACCGACATTGAGTCGCTTCAGGGCGTTGCAGCCCACCTAGTGGGATGGAGCGATGGGAAGGATCCCTATGCGCTGGCTTTGGAAGGCGTGCGCCCCAATACCGTTGCCTTGGGCTCCTCGCTGACCGCCGATCACGTATTGCGTTTCCAGTCCGCAATTCGAAGCCAGCTAGATCCGTCCTCGCCGGATGTAGCGCACGTGGAATACCTTCTAGCTACTGAGGCACTGGCTGAGCTCTTTAGTCGCAAAGACCCAGACGAGGTGGCGGAGCTACGCGCTGCCGCGGCGGCTATCGATGCCGTGCACGCCGAGGTCCCGCGTCTCTTAGAACCGGGACGCACTGAGGCCGAGGTAGCGTCTGATTTGCGGGAACTCATTTTGCGCGAGCACCGAGAGGTGGACTTCATCATTGTTGGTTCCGGCCCAAACGGGGCGAACCCGCACTACGACTATGGGGACAGAGAACTTGGCGCGGGCGATCCCGTGGTGGTGGATATCGGAGGGACGCTGCCGTCCGGTTATCACTCTGACTGCACCCGCACCTATGTGGTGGGGGCAGCCCCCTCTGCGGCACCCGCCGATTTCCAGGAGGCCTACGCGGTGTTGGAAAAGGCCCAGGCTGCCGGACGAGCTGCCGCACGCCCGGGCACAACCGCTCAGGAGATAGACCGTGCCACGCGCAGTGTGGTTGAAGCAGCCGGTTGGGGTGAATATTTCACGCACCGCACTGGGCACGGCATTGGCTTGTCCACGCACGAGGAGCCCTTCATCATGGAGGGAAATGAGCTGGAGCTTTCCCAGTCCATGGCCTTTTCTATTGAGCCGGGTATCTACGTGCCGGGTAAGTGGGGCATGCGTCTGGAAGACATCGTGGTGACCACTGAATCCGGGTGTGAGTCCCTGAACCAGGCACCGCGGGGGTTACGCTAATGAGACGCACTGGTGCGCTGTTGATTCTTGGCGGGCGCAGCGATATCGGCGGCGAGCTTGCGCGTCGGCTGTGCGCAGGCCGCCCAGTGGTACTTGCCGCACGGGGTGAGCACGGTATGGAGGAACTCACCACAGAGCTTCTCCGCAGAGGGGCGGTTTCCGTGCACACGCTATCTTTCGACGCTGCGGATGTCTCCTCCCACCGCGCGGTCATCGAACAAGCCTCAGCACTCGCGGGTGAGGGCATCACAACAGCAGTCGTCGCCTTCGGAATCCTGGGTGATCAGGAACGCGCCGAGCACGACGAGGCCCACGCCTTCGACATAGCACTGGTGGACTATGCAGCACAGGTATCCATGCTCACCGTGCTCGCTGATGTCATGACCACGGGCCACATCGTGGCCTTTTCCTCCATTGCCGGCTGGCGTGCGCGCAGAGCCAACTATGTCTATGGCTCGACTAAGGCAGGCCTGGATGCTTTCTGCCAGGGTTTGGCGGATCGGCTGCAGGGCAGCGACCTAGCCCTGATCACCGCGCGCCCCGGGTTCGTCATCGGATCCATGACTGAGGGGATGAAACCCGCGCCCTTGTCGGTGACCCCAGACGTCGTGGCACATGCTGTGGTGAAGGCCATCGAGTCCTCGTCGGGTACCGGGTCCCCGTCGGATTCACGGCCGGTCTCCCGCACGCTATGGATCCCTCGGAGGCTTCAGGTGTTGGCTTGGATCATGAAGCTGGTCCCACGGCCAATCTGGCGGCACATGCCGCGCTAGTGATGCCCGAGGGCGGGAGAGTTAGCGTCAAAGATGAAGCCGCGCGGGGCAAGGACTCGCAAGACGACGTCAGCATCGCCTTCGGGCAAATCGTGGATGACCAAACCCCGCCACGGCGTTACTGAAATCGACGCGTCCAGCTGGGCGATGAGTCCTGCGTACTCCCCAGGCAGCACGCCATCCTGCAGGCCCGCACCCAGATCGACGCGGCCGGGCTCAGTGTGTTCGGTCAGCCAGCCGATGGGCAAGGTCGGCGCGGCAAAGGCAGCACGCGTCGGTGAGGGGAAGCCATCGATGGCTTCAGGGCGCTGAGCAGATAGCTCGAGCACGTAGTCGACGAGCTGAGAAATCGCATCGTCTAGTTCTAGGACCGGACCGGTAACCGCCCCCTCTCGGATGAGGCGCGCGGAGCTGGCGTCCTCGTCTTCTCCAGTGCTAGCACCGGATAGTTGGAGCCCAGCCGCCACACCGTGTGAGATGAGATCGCCCGCGCCACCATCGATACCAAAGACTGCATCCTGGTCGAGAGCGGCGGAGGCTCCTTCAGCTTCGGCCAGGACATCAGCAACGCGCTGCGCCACACGGCGTGCATGAAGGGAGAGGGGAGAGGCCAGCACGTGGGCGTCGGTGGTGGGCAGGGGGACGTCGCCAAGCACCTGCTCATCGCGGATGCCGCGCAGGCTGATGACGCTGTGCTCCTCAAGGTACACATGGCCATCGCCACATTCCCTGGCGGCCTGGCCTAGGGCAAGCCACTGCTCGGGGGTGACAACACCGCCGGCGGGATGGAAGCGCAAGGTATCGGATTCGGGATGCTTCGACTCGGGGAGGGACATGGTAGGTCAGTCTAATCGCTCCGGGAGGGTCTCCAGCGAACCGGCAGGTCCAGCAAGTATGGTGGGCTGCATGCCGTTTCTTCTGTTCATCGCGTACATCCTCCTCGAAACCCTGGCTTTCTGGACAGTTGCCGAGTGGATTGGTGTGCTGTGGGCGCTGCTCGCTTTGGCGCTGACCATGCTCTTCGGTATGACGATAGCCAGCTGGGAAGTTCGCCGCATGATGGTCAGCCGCATCCGCCAAACCGAAGACGGAGTCTATGTAATGGAGGATCCCACTCCAGGTAAAACAGCCGGCAACGTCGGCCTGACTATGGTGGGCGGAATCCTGCTTTCGCTGCCCGGCTTCGTCTCCACGATCATCGGGGTTCTGCTCATTTTTGCGCCAACGCGTTCCATCATCCGCACGCTTCTTGCTGCGTCGATGTTCCGGAAAATCGAAGACATGGGCGTGCGCGTTTACGAGGCCTCACCCATGGCGCAGCACCGCGACTCCTATGGATCCTTTGGAAACTTCGGTGCGGGCGCTGCCGGCAGCGCCATGGGAAGCAGGGGACAAGCGGACCAAACGCACGAAGTCCTCGATGAAGATGAAATCCGCACATGGACCCAACACGTCAAGCCCGAAGACTTTGAGGACGGAAATAAATAGTGCTCGCTGTGTGTGCCCGGCTTGTCCTCGCAGCTCTTTCGGGCGCGGTCACGTATCTGTCGGTGGAGCCGCGCGGCTGGTGGGCTGCGGGAATCATTGGGGTGGCCATGTTGGTGGCTGCGTTATCTCCTTGGCGAAAGCCCCTGCATTTAGGGTGGGCGGCGCTCATCGCTGTGGTCCATAGCGCTGTCTTGTATCTATTCACCCTGCCGTGGATTGGTGAGCTCGTGGGCAACATGCCCTATATTGCGCTCGCTATCTTCCTGTCCTTGTACAGCATCCTCCTCGGCGTCGGCGGGGCAGCGTTGCTGCGCCTGAATTATGGCTTCGCACTTTTTCCCTTCTTTTATGTGGCGGTGGAAATGCTGCGCTCCTCCGTGCCCTTTGGGGGGTTTGCCTGGGTACGTCTGGCGTGGGGACAGATTGAAGGGCCGCTTGCCAACCTTGCCCCATGGGGTGGGCCTGCGCTCATTAGCTTTGCGGTCGTCTGCGTCGCCGCGGGTGTGGTGGGCCTTACGCGCGCACCACGGTTGGCCTGTGCCTTGCTGGCGGTGCCGCTTCTTGCAGGGCTCATCGCAGCGCAAGGCGTGAATCGACCGAACCACACCACAGGCACGGTCACGGTAGCCGCCGTCCAGGGAAACGTCCCGCGGCTGGGCCTTGACTTTGCAGCGCAACGCCGCGCAGTGTTGGATAACCACGTCCGCGTCACTGAGCAGGCAGCCCAGGATGGCGCTGAGCCAGACATCGTCATTTGGCCTGAGAACTCCTCCGACATCAATCCTTTTGCCAACGAGGACGCACGGGCGCTTATCGACGGCGCCGCCCACGACATCGACGCCCCCATCTTGGTCGGAACTCTCACCCGAGATGAGGTCGGCGCGCGCAATACTATGCAGGTATTCAACCCGGATGGCTCGGTGGGGCAACACCACTACAAGAAGTACTTGCAGCCCTTTGGTGAGACGATGCCGATGCGCGATTTCTTTAGGAAGATCACTGATCTGGTAGACCTAGCGGGCGATATGAAGCCCGGTGACGGGTCAGGCGTGGTGACCATGGCCGGGACTGCAGTGGGCGTTGCTACGTGCTATGAGGTCAGCTTTGACCAGGCGTTCCGAACGGCAATCGATAACGGCGCACAGATTCTCACGACGCCGACAAATAACGCCACGTTCAGTGATTCTGACATGACCTACCAGCAGCTGGCCATGAGCCGCCTGCGCGCGATAGAAGCGGACCGAGCCGTGGTTGTGGCCGCCACATCTGGAGTCTCAGCCATCGTGCACCCCGATGGTTCAGTGAGCCAAGACAGCGGTATCTTTGAACCGGCTTATCTCGAAGAGGAACTTCCGCTGCGAGAAGGGCGTACATTTGCGGTGCGTTATGGTTCGCTCCTGCAGTGGCTCATGACTATTATTGGAACGGTCTGCGCGCTGTTTGCGATCTATTCCACCCGCTTGTCCGGAAGACGCAGCGCGTCTTAAAGCAGAAACCTAAAGGAGCAAGGAACTAGTGAGCTCGACCCACGAATCTACTCTGGTCATCATCCCCACCTACAACGAGATTGAGAACCTGCCGCTGATCACCGGCCGCGTGCGCAAGGCCACTCCCGAGGTTCACATCCTGATCGTGGACGATAATTCCCCGGATGGCACCGGAGAAGCCGCAGACAAGCTGGCCGCTGAGGATTCTCACCTGCACGTTCTACACCGTGAAGGCAAGGGCGGCCTTCTTGGCGCTTATATCGCCGGCTTCGAGTGGGGACTGGAGAAGGATTACCAGGTTCTGTGCGAAATGGACGCCGACGGCTCCCACGCGCCGGAGCAGCTCCACCTCTTGCTTGAGGAAATCGAGAAGGGCGCAGATCTGGTCATTGGCTCTCGCTACGTACCGGGCGGAGAGACAGTGAACTGGCCTGCCAACCGCGAGCTGCTTTCCCGCTTGGGCAACAAGTACATTTCGGTTGCCCTGGGTGCCGGAATCAATGACATGACTGCTGGCTACCGTGCTTTCCGGCGCGAGCTGCTTGAACACCTCGACTTTGAAGAGCTCTCCAACGCCGGATACATCTTCCAGGTGGACGTTGCCTTCCGCGCCATCAAGGATGGCTTCGATGTCCGCGAGGTTCCGATCACCTTTACCGAGCGCGAGCTTGGCGAATCCAAGCTGGACGGCTCCTTTGTCAAGGATTCCCTGCTCGAAGTAACCAAGTGGGGCGTGGCTCACCGCTCCGAGCAGATCAGCGATTTCACCTCGGAGGTTTCGAAGATCGGCTCCCGCACGGTCAAGGACCTGGAGCTTGGCCCGAAGGTCAACACGGCAAAGAATGCCGTGGCCGACTTTGTTTCCGAAGTCTCCAACCTGGTGAAAGGCACCCTCAAGCGTTAATTTGATGCTCATGGCGCCTCATACACGCGCGTAAGGAATAAGAACCAGCCCGGAAGCCCGTTATGGTTTCCGGGCTTTTGCCGTAGTTACCAGTGCTAGTGCTAATGTCATAAGTAGCACTGTAGCTGGTGCGCAGTGATTTACTTCACTATTTCTCACACTACGGATCGTTCGGCACGTACCTGTCGATGGAGGAGATTTTGCTATGGCAACCGTAACGTTCAAAGATGCATCCCTGACCTACCCGGGAGCAAAGGAACCCACCGTCAAGAAATTCAACCTGGAAATCGCTGATGGCGAGTTCCTCGCCCTCGTCGGTCCTTCCGGCTGTGGTAAATCCACCACACTGCGCATGCTGGCCGGTTTGGAAAACGTTACTGACGGTGCCATTTACATCGGAGACAAGGACGTCACCCACGTTGCACCGCGTGACCGTGACATCGCCATGGTTTTCCAGAACTATGCTCTCTACCCACACATGACCGTGCGCGAGAACATGGGCTTCGCACTGAAGATCGCCGGCAAGTCCCAAGACGAGATCAATAAGCGCGTCGACGAAGCAGCCGCTACCTTGGGCCTGACCGAATTCTTGGAGCGCAAGCCGAAGGCCCTGTCCGGTGGTCAGCGCCAGCGTGTGGCCATGGGCCGCGCCATTGTTCGTAACCCGCAGGTCTTCCTCATGGATGAGCCGCTGTCTAACCTCGATGCCAAGCTGCGTGTTCAGACGCGTACGCAGATTGCAGCCCTGCAGCGCAAGCTTGGAGTTACCACCGTCTACGTCACCCACGACCAGACGGAGGCCTTGACCATGGGTGACCGTATCGCGGTGCTGAAGGATGGCTACCTGCAGCAGGTTGGCGCGCCCCGCGAGCTTTATGACCGCCCCGCCAACGTCTTCGTCGCGGGCTTCATCGGCTCCCCAGCCATGAACTTGGGCACCTTCTCAGTCAAGGATGGTGACGCCACCTCTGGCCACGCTCGCATCGAGCTTTCCCCGGAAACCCTTGCCGCGATGACGCCCGAGGATAATGGCCGCATCACCATCGGTTTCCGCCCGGAGGCACTGGAGATCATTCCGGAGGGCGAGTCCACAGATCTTTCCATCCCGATCAAGCTCGACTTCGTGGAGGAACTTGGTTCTGATTCCTTCCTCTACGGCAAGTTGGTGGGCGAGGGCGACCTTGGATCCTCAAGCGAGGACGTCCCCGAGTCCGGCCAAATCGTCGTCCGCGCTGCGCCGAACACCGCGCCGGCTCCGGGCAGCATTTTCCACGCGCGCATCGTGGAGGGTGGCCAGCACAACTTCTCGGCGTCGACCGGCAAGCGCCTTCCTTAAGCCCCCGTGCCGGCTGCCCCGCGGCACGTAATGAATAGGACAGTTTCAGCCATAGTCAGCAGAAAAGGTGGAGTGATTCACCATGAAAGAGTCCATGAGCATCACCTCGTCGACGTACGCGTCGGCACTGCTGACGCTGCCCTGGGACACACCATTAGAGCAGTGGCCCGATGCTCTCATCGCCGCATTGCCCAGGGGTATTTCCCGGCATATCGTGCGGTTCGTGGGGATCAACCGTGGCATCGTCGCGGTCAAAGAAATTGGTGCGCGTACCGCCCACCACGAGTACAAGATGCTGCGTGAACTGCAGCGCCTTGGCGCCCCTAGTGTGCGCCCCGTAGCCGTGATCACCGGCCGCCATCCGGCAGAGGAAGACTACGGGGAACTCACCGCAGCTTTGGTGACCGAGCACTTGGAGTTCTCCCTGCCCTATCGCGAGATCTTCTCTCGGCACCTCACGGTCGTGGAAGCGGAGAAGCTCATCCGCGCCCTGTCCGTGCTGTTGGTGCGGATGCATCTGCTCAACTTCTACTGGGGCGATGTGTCACTGTCCAACACTCTCTTTCGGCGCGATGCTGAGACCTATTCCGCCTATCTTGTCGATGCCGAGACGGGCGAGTTCCAACCCAATCTCTCTGAATCACGCAGGCTTTACGACGTCGACATTGCCCGCGTCAACATCATCGGCGAGCTCATGGACCTACAGGCGGGTGAATGCTTGGATGGGTCTATCGATGTCATTGCACTAGGCAGCCTTGTCGAGAGTTCCTATCTTGAGCTGTGGACAG contains:
- a CDS encoding M24 family metallopeptidase; translated protein: MTDYASRLSRSRTIAAAKGIDILLVGTGAEFAYLTGSWVSSHERLTCLVIRPDAEPVIVAPNTDIESLQGVAAHLVGWSDGKDPYALALEGVRPNTVALGSSLTADHVLRFQSAIRSQLDPSSPDVAHVEYLLATEALAELFSRKDPDEVAELRAAAAAIDAVHAEVPRLLEPGRTEAEVASDLRELILREHREVDFIIVGSGPNGANPHYDYGDRELGAGDPVVVDIGGTLPSGYHSDCTRTYVVGAAPSAAPADFQEAYAVLEKAQAAGRAAARPGTTAQEIDRATRSVVEAAGWGEYFTHRTGHGIGLSTHEEPFIMEGNELELSQSMAFSIEPGIYVPGKWGMRLEDIVVTTESGCESLNQAPRGLR
- a CDS encoding DUF4032 domain-containing protein — its product is MKESMSITSSTYASALLTLPWDTPLEQWPDALIAALPRGISRHIVRFVGINRGIVAVKEIGARTAHHEYKMLRELQRLGAPSVRPVAVITGRHPAEEDYGELTAALVTEHLEFSLPYREIFSRHLTVVEAEKLIRALSVLLVRMHLLNFYWGDVSLSNTLFRRDAETYSAYLVDAETGEFQPNLSESRRLYDVDIARVNIIGELMDLQAGECLDGSIDVIALGSLVESSYLELWTELTAEEAVDASEYWRVSERIDRLNQLGFDVGELKVTKDDSRQVVRIRPVVVDPGHYRAELLSLTGLSVEEHQAQRLLGSIQAYQAVECGPHVGLTQAAHLWMTHEYEPTIAAVPEEMLDKLEPAQIFHETVDHRWFLAQERGEAVTLAEATASYLASVLPARRAEARLLNTPPADEDLS
- the lnt gene encoding apolipoprotein N-acyltransferase — protein: MLAVCARLVLAALSGAVTYLSVEPRGWWAAGIIGVAMLVAALSPWRKPLHLGWAALIAVVHSAVLYLFTLPWIGELVGNMPYIALAIFLSLYSILLGVGGAALLRLNYGFALFPFFYVAVEMLRSSVPFGGFAWVRLAWGQIEGPLANLAPWGGPALISFAVVCVAAGVVGLTRAPRLACALLAVPLLAGLIAAQGVNRPNHTTGTVTVAAVQGNVPRLGLDFAAQRRAVLDNHVRVTEQAAQDGAEPDIVIWPENSSDINPFANEDARALIDGAAHDIDAPILVGTLTRDEVGARNTMQVFNPDGSVGQHHYKKYLQPFGETMPMRDFFRKITDLVDLAGDMKPGDGSGVVTMAGTAVGVATCYEVSFDQAFRTAIDNGAQILTTPTNNATFSDSDMTYQQLAMSRLRAIEADRAVVVAATSGVSAIVHPDGSVSQDSGIFEPAYLEEELPLREGRTFAVRYGSLLQWLMTIIGTVCALFAIYSTRLSGRRSAS
- a CDS encoding polyprenol monophosphomannose synthase, which produces MSSTHESTLVIIPTYNEIENLPLITGRVRKATPEVHILIVDDNSPDGTGEAADKLAAEDSHLHVLHREGKGGLLGAYIAGFEWGLEKDYQVLCEMDADGSHAPEQLHLLLEEIEKGADLVIGSRYVPGGETVNWPANRELLSRLGNKYISVALGAGINDMTAGYRAFRRELLEHLDFEELSNAGYIFQVDVAFRAIKDGFDVREVPITFTERELGESKLDGSFVKDSLLEVTKWGVAHRSEQISDFTSEVSKIGSRTVKDLELGPKVNTAKNAVADFVSEVSNLVKGTLKR
- a CDS encoding SDR family oxidoreductase, with translation MRRTGALLILGGRSDIGGELARRLCAGRPVVLAARGEHGMEELTTELLRRGAVSVHTLSFDAADVSSHRAVIEQASALAGEGITTAVVAFGILGDQERAEHDEAHAFDIALVDYAAQVSMLTVLADVMTTGHIVAFSSIAGWRARRANYVYGSTKAGLDAFCQGLADRLQGSDLALITARPGFVIGSMTEGMKPAPLSVTPDVVAHAVVKAIESSSGTGSPSDSRPVSRTLWIPRRLQVLAWIMKLVPRPIWRHMPR
- a CDS encoding ABC transporter ATP-binding protein; this translates as MATVTFKDASLTYPGAKEPTVKKFNLEIADGEFLALVGPSGCGKSTTLRMLAGLENVTDGAIYIGDKDVTHVAPRDRDIAMVFQNYALYPHMTVRENMGFALKIAGKSQDEINKRVDEAAATLGLTEFLERKPKALSGGQRQRVAMGRAIVRNPQVFLMDEPLSNLDAKLRVQTRTQIAALQRKLGVTTVYVTHDQTEALTMGDRIAVLKDGYLQQVGAPRELYDRPANVFVAGFIGSPAMNLGTFSVKDGDATSGHARIELSPETLAAMTPEDNGRITIGFRPEALEIIPEGESTDLSIPIKLDFVEELGSDSFLYGKLVGEGDLGSSSEDVPESGQIVVRAAPNTAPAPGSIFHARIVEGGQHNFSASTGKRLP
- a CDS encoding cobalamin biosynthesis protein encodes the protein MSLPESKHPESDTLRFHPAGGVVTPEQWLALGQAARECGDGHVYLEEHSVISLRGIRDEQVLGDVPLPTTDAHVLASPLSLHARRVAQRVADVLAEAEGASAALDQDAVFGIDGGAGDLISHGVAAGLQLSGASTGEDEDASSARLIREGAVTGPVLELDDAISQLVDYVLELSAQRPEAIDGFPSPTRAAFAAPTLPIGWLTEHTEPGRVDLGAGLQDGVLPGEYAGLIAQLDASISVTPWRGLVIHDLPEGDADVVLRVLAPRGFIFDANSPALGHH
- a CDS encoding FxsA family protein, with amino-acid sequence MPFLLFIAYILLETLAFWTVAEWIGVLWALLALALTMLFGMTIASWEVRRMMVSRIRQTEDGVYVMEDPTPGKTAGNVGLTMVGGILLSLPGFVSTIIGVLLIFAPTRSIIRTLLAASMFRKIEDMGVRVYEASPMAQHRDSYGSFGNFGAGAAGSAMGSRGQADQTHEVLDEDEIRTWTQHVKPEDFEDGNK